The Sorangiineae bacterium MSr11954 DNA segment AACGCGGCGGCGGCCGATGAGCGGATCGTTGCAGAGTGCACGGGATAGCGTGGGATCTGTGGTGAGCGTTTCGATGGGGGTGAACCAGGTCATGGGGAGGGCGAGCGCGCCCGCGAGGTGTGGCGCGAAACGGAAGGCGGCGAGGGCGAGATGGCCCAGCCAGGGGGCGCGCGCGGCGCGGACGAAGGTGTCGCGGTCGCGCAGATCGATGAGGGTGGTCGCGAGGACGCCGGCGACGGTGGGGGCTTTTTGAGCGGCCCAGAGCGCGGTCACGCCGCCGACGCTCAGGCCAGCGAGGACGACGGGCCCGAGCGAGGACGCTTCGCGGGCGAGATCGGCGATGAGATCGACCCACGTAGCGTAGTCGAGGCGCGTGCCGTGCGGTACGCGGGTGAGGCCGTATCCGGGGAGATCGGGCGCGCGAACGGCGAAGCCGGCATCGAGGGCGGGGAGGGCGAAGGGGGCGAGCAGACGGCCGTGG contains these protein-coding regions:
- a CDS encoding alpha/beta hydrolase, with amino-acid sequence MRDTQARAELPTYDDSAATSDYRARVASAFGIGFHRAPVEAWHPWRGHHVHVDDWSPEGPARGTVILVHGAGGHGRLLAPFALPALDAGFAVRAPDLPGYGLTRVPHGTRLDYATWVDLIADLAREASSLGPVVLAGLSVGGVTALWAAQKAPTVAGVLATTLIDLRDRDTFVRAARAPWLGHLALAAFRFAPHLAGALALPMTWFTPIETLTTDPTLSRALCNDPLIGRRRVPVHFFRSLHTYAPPRHDFALPCPLLLIHPGADTWTPVAMSMPIYERIPTSKELIVLSNGAHAPLESPAYSELSSAMAQFLERAARSR